The sequence CATGTTGAAGAAGATGTGCGAAAATCCTCCGTGCATGAACATGTACGTGATGATTTGATGCGGGCGGAATTTTTCTGAACCGAAATAATGCAAGCCGAGATTATCTGTTAAATCAATGTTAAACTTTGCTTCAAAAATAATTGTCGCAGCAAAGAAAATTCCATTGATGATGAGCAGGTTCTTTACAACCGGAGGAAGTATTCTGAATCCTGATGGGCGGTATTCCTGGTAGGACATGAAACTAATTCAAATTAGATTGGTGTGCAAAAGTAAATCTATGCTTCGAAAATATGCGGAAGAATGGAAGGGTGGAATAGCGGAAGGATGAAAACAGCCAAAGTTGTTTCTTCCCAATCTTCCTATCTTCCTATCTTCCATTCTTCCTTTTTATTTTCTGAATCTTTTTTCCAAATCTTCCAGCGGAATTGTAATCAGCGTTGGTTTTCCCGAAGGAGAAGAGTAGGGCATGGCGCACGCAAACAACTCATCCACCATGTGGCTCATTTCTTCTTTCGAAAGTTCCACGCCCGGTTTGATGGAAAGATTTTTTGCCATTGCTTTCGCTACAATTTCTTTCTTCGCCTCTTTCAATTGTGATTTTCCACCCTGCGATGATTTATAATCTTCAATCAGTTTTTCCAGCAGTTCAAAAACATTTTGCCCGGCAATATCTGCGGGAATTCCGTGCACGATAAAAGTATTTTTTCCGAATTCATTAATATCAAAACCGAGCCCGTGCAGTTCGCGGTGCAATTCTTTTACCACCACCGCATCGCTGGCGGAAAACTCCAGCGTTTGCGGAAACAACTGCTGCTGCGAAGTTCCTTTTTGTTTGTCCACCAGTTCAAAATATTTTTCATAGAGAATCCGCTCGTGCGCTGCCTGCTGGTCAATCACAATCATTCCGGTTTTTATATGTGCGAGAATATATTTGCTGTGCAATTGATACGCGGAGGTCTTTGTAGATTTTTCTCCTTCAATATTAAATTCCGTTTGAACTTCTGTTTCTTTTTTTATTTCTATCTCTATCTCTTGGGAAAAATCTTTTGCAGGCGAATCAAAATAAGTAAAAGTTTTTTTCCTTTCTTCTTTCTTTTCTTCCTCCCTAAACGGATTGTAATTTTTATTGATGGAAATTTTCGGAGGGTTCATTAAAACTTCTTCGCGGGATTTTGGCGGAGGAAGTTCAATCGCTACTTCCTGTTCGAAGTCGAGCGAAGGAGCAATGTTGTATTTGCCAAGCGATTGTTTCACCGCAGCGCGGATAATCGTATAAACCGAACGCTCGTCTTCAAACTTGATTTCCGTTTTTGTGGGATGAATGTTCACATCAATCGCCTTCGGGTCAATTTCCATATTCAGAAAATACGAAGGAAAAGAATCATTGGGCAATAATTGGTCATACGCATTCTGAACCGCGTGATGCAAATACGAACTGCGGATGAAGCGGTTGTTCACGAAAAAAAATTGCTCGCCTCTCGTCTTGCGCGCGAACTCCGGCTTGCCGATGAAGCCCGTTACATTCACGATGGTTGTATTTTCTTCCACCGGAACCAAACGCGGATTATAAGTATCTCCAAAGATTCCTACGAGCCGCTGGCGCAGCGTTCCTTTTTCCAGATGAAAAAGTTCAGAGTTGTTGTGATGAAGCGAAAAAGAAATTTCAGGATGAGCGATTGCCACGCGCTGAAATTCTTCAATGATGTGGCGCAGTTCCACCGAATCGGATTTCAAAAAATTTCTTCGCGCTGGAACATTGAAGAAAAGATTTTTCACGCTGATGCTCGTTCCTTTCGCGCAGGCGCATTGCATTTGAGATTTCAGTTCGCTGCCTTCAATAGTTATCTGTGTGCCGAGCTGGTCTTCGCTTCGTTTGGTTTTCAATTCCACCTGCGTAACACCGGCAATGGAAGCCATTGCTTCTCCGCGAAAGCCCATCGTCTTAATGTGAAACAAATCGTCTGCTGATTTTATTTTACTCGTGGCGTGGCGTTCAAAACACATGCGCGCATCTGTTTCACTCATGCCGATGCCGTTATCAATAATCTGAATTAAAGTTCTGCCCGCGTCTTTGATGATAAGTTTTATGTCCGCGCTTTTCGCGTCAATGGAATTTTCCAAAAGCTCTTTCACTGCCGATGCCGGGCGCTGAATGACTTCGCCTGCCGCAATCTGGTTGGCAACGGAATCGGGTAAAAGATTTATTATGTCAGGCATAAGAGGGAAAGCAAAAATAGAATTATTCCCTCTGCATAAAATAAAAAATCCTCTCCGAAATTTTCCGGAGAGGATTTTCTTTCACAAAAGTTTTTTTACGGAAGTTGCTTGTAGACGGTGGTGCTGTTAACGGTAATGGAAACCCAGTCATCGCAGCAGCCGGAAGAAGATTTGGTTGCATCGCAGTATCCGAAATCCACATGGCGCACAGGTTTGCTGCCGGGAGTGAAATCAACGGTTCCTTTTACAAAATGTTTTCCGCAACTTAAATCACGAATCAATTCGCTGGTAATATTCACGCTGAACTGAACTCCTTTTGCTGAAACTCCGCTTGCAGAACCGGTAATTCCGAAAATGCAATTGGGCCAGTATACGGGGGTAGGAGGAGTAACTTCTCCCTGAATCCATTCGCGGTTGCGGTTCGATTGCCAGGTGATAGTTCCTCCGCTTGCTTTTGTTACTGTCCCATTATCTGTAACATCCCAATTCATGTGGTGCGCAGTATTATGCCCTTTATTGATAACCGTTCTGGTTCCCGTTACGTGATTCATGGCGCTGGAAGAATTTCCAACATAATAATTATCGGTCGGATTGGTAGTAATCGTAATGGTAGTAAGCGAATCCCAATATTTAGGATACGGTTTTAATCCGCTCCAGGAAACATAAATTTTTCCCTGGCGGTAGCGCAGGTCTTTGCACTGGCAGGGACTAGAGCCAAAGTCAATGGTAAATTTTTTGTTTGCCGTATCAGGAGTGATGGTGGCGCAGCCGGAAAGAATGACAGAGTTGTCACTTCCTTTGAAACTGCTCAGCCCGCCAGAAGCGGCTTCGTTTGATGCCTGGTGCATGTCTTCAAAGTTTTTGTCGGCAAGCGCGTTGTCTTCGGCACCGCTGGTGTCGTTGTCTTTTGTGTTTTCTTTGCGGCAGCCGGTGAAAGAAAGCGCTGCTGCGAACAGGAGAATTGTTCCGCTGAAGATTAAATGTTTAGTTTTCATTTTTTATTGAATTAAGTTTGATTTCTGAGAATAAGACGATGAAGTTACTAAAAAGTTACAGAAGGGAAGAATATTTTTTATTTAAACCAACCCGAATACATTACATAATTATTTGCAATGCGTTCAATTTCTCCTTTCTGAAGTTCGGGATTAATGTTTTTTACTTTTTTTGCAGGAACTCCGGCATATACCGAGCCCGGTTCCACTTTCGTATTTTCAAGCACCACCGCGCCTGCAGCAATAATTGAATTGCTTCCTATTTCGCAATGGTCCATCACAATGGCGCCCATGCCGATGAGCACGTTATCATGCACCGTGCAGCCGTGCACAATGGCGTTATGCCCGATGCTCACATTGTTTCCGATAGTTGTCGGGGCTTTCTGATAGGTGCAGTGAATAATGGCTCCGTCCTGTATGTTCACTTTGTTTCCTATTCTTATATAATGAACATCGCCACGCACCACGGCATTGAACCAAACCGAACAGTCATCACCCATCACCACATCGCCAACAACGGTGCAGTTTTCTGCCAGGTAACAATTGCTTCCGAACTTCGGAGAAATTCCTTTTACGGGTTTTATCAGAGCCATGTATTTTTTTTGCGAAAGCAAAGATAAGAAAAGGCGTTTGTTCCGTATTCCAATACCCGCCTAAAAACGAAACCCGCTTTCCGGGAAAGCCGGGCAAGGGGTGATTATTGGAAGCCGGTTTTCCGCCTTATACCTTATATCCTTATTCCCTATTTCCTTACTATTTGTTTTTCAAAAAAATATTCTTAGCGTAACTGCTACTGAAAAAACGCTGGAGCAGGGAAAAATAGTGGTTATAAAATAGCGGGAAAAGTATGGTATTTCAATCCAAAATTACCGTACCACTCACGCCAGCAGTGGTGCGGTAATCGTCAGCGTTCGTACCACTCACGTCACGAGGCGTACCACTCACGCCAGCGGTGGTGCGGTAATCGTCAGCGTTCGTACCACTCACGTCACGAGGCGTACCACTCACGTCACGAGGCGTACCACTCACGCCACGAGGCGTACCACTCACGTGCGTACCACTCACGCCACGAGGCGTACCACTCACGCCACGAGGCGTACCACTCACGTCACGAGGCGTACGGTAATTTCCGATTTCGAAAATTAAAACCGGAATTTCAGCGATTTTTAAGGAGATAACTAAAAAAAAGTGAAAATTAAAATTCTACCTGACCAAACTGATATTTCCTTTTTTGGAAATGCTCGTTCCGTTGGCAATTACAATATCCATGTAAAAAGCAAACACCTCCGTTCCGCCTTTCTGCGTGTTTTGCAGCAAGCCGCTGTTATAAATTCCGCTCCACCGGAAAATAGGGTCGAGGGTTTCATATACTTTTTCTCCCCAGCGGTTATAAATGGAAAGATGAAAAGAAGTAATGCACTTGGGAATGCCGTAATAGAGTTGCAGCGAATCATTTTCTCCGTCACCGTTTGGTGAGAAAGCAGTGGGCAGGTAGGGAGTGCCGGTGCAAAGTTCAACCGTGAGCGTCATGCAGGCGGAATCCCGGCAGCCGTTGGCGTCAAACACGGTAATGCAGTAATGGGTGGTTGCATTCGGGGAAACAGTGATGCTCGCCCCGTTTTCTCCGGTGTTCCATAAATAGGTCGCTCCTGTTCCTCCGGTGAGCGTGGTGCTTTCGCCTTCTATAATGGTAAAACTGGGAGTGACGGTTGCGGTGGGAAGTGGATTTACATTCAGAACAGCCGAAGCCGCATCGCTGCACGAGCCAACCGTTACCACCACCGAATAAGTTCCCGATGCGGAGGTATTAATCGTTTGCGTGGTGGCGCCTGTGTTCCATAAATACGTTCCTCCGCTGCCTCCGGTGGCGGTGAGCGTGGCGCTGTCGCCCTGGCAAATGTTTGTGTTTCCCGTTATGCCTGCCACAGGCGGGGGCAGAACAAACACCGTTACCGTTTGCGTGTCGGTACAAAATCCGTTGCTGGCGCTTACCGTGTACGTGGAAGTTGCGGCAGGTGTTACCGTGATGCTGGCTGTGGTGGCACCGTTATTCCATACATAAGAATTTCCTCCCGAAGCGGTGAGCGTAATAGCATCGCCTCCGCAAATGGTGGAGGAAGCAGGATTGCTTGTAACGGCTGCCGTGGGAGTTGGAATTACAGAAACAGTTGCCGAAGCGCTGTCAGAGCAGGAGCCGATGGTTACAATAACTGAATAAGTAGAATTAGATGTGGGCGAAACCACAATGGAAGAAGAAGTTTGCCCCGTGTTCCACGAATAAGTTCCATTGCCTCCTGCCGTAAGCGTTGCCGAAGAGCCGATGCAAACCGTTGTGTTGCTTGCCACAGACGCTGTGGGTGGGGGTGAAACCTGCACTGTTACCAAAGCGGTATCGGTGCAGTTGCCGGTATAAGCAACAAGCGTGTAGGTGGAAGTTGCCGTTGGGGTTAATGCAATGCTGGTTGCCGTTGAGCCCGTGCTCCACGAATAGGTAGTTCCTCCCCCTGCCGTAAGCGTGGTGGCATCTCCGGTGCAAAGCAATGTGTTTCCCGAAACAGAAGCAAAGGGAGAATTGAGCGCTGTAAGATTTACAGTGGCGGTATGCGTGCAGCCAATGGCATCTGTCACGGTGAGCGTATAATTTCCTCCGGCATTCAGTCCCGTTGCAGTGGCATTTGTCTGCCCGGTTGGATTCCACGAATACGTATAGCCCGGAGTTCCGCCCGAAGTGCCCGACTGAATGGAGCCGTTCGAAGAACCGCAATTAATTGCATTCACAGTGAAAGTGGTGCTGATGGGCGGATTATTGGTAACCGTAAACGAAGTGGTGGAGGAACAGTTCCCCGATGAAACCGTTACCGAATAATTTCCTGCCGAAGATATTACAATGGCAGAAGAAGTGGAGCCGGTGCTCCACGAGAAATTGCTTCCGCCTGAAGCGGTGAGTGTATTGCTTCCGCCCGAACAAAGTTTGTTGTTTCCTGAAATGGTTGCCGTGAGGTTTGAACTCACATTCACCGTTACGCTGGTAGTGCTCGAGCAACTTCCATTGGTAACCGTAACGGAATAAGTGGTGGTTGCAGTGGGAGAAACCACAATGGAAGAAGTGGTGGCATTCGTACTCCACGAAAAACTATTTCCTCCCGAAGCGGTGAGCGTTGAACTTCCACCGGAACAAATGGTAAGATTGCCCGAAACAGATGCCGTGATACTTGAACTGATGATTACCGTTACGCTCGTGGTGCTTGAGCAGTTTCCGTTTGAAACTGTAACGGAGTAAGTAGTGGTTACTGTCGGAGAAACCACAATGGAAGAAGTGGTGGCGCTGTTGTTCCACGAATAATTATTTCCGCCCGAAGCGGTGAGCGTGGTGTTTCCTCCCGTGCAAATGGTAAGATTTCCTGAGATGGATGCGGTAATAGTTGAACTCACAATTACTGTTGCGCTGGTGGTGCTCGAGCAACTTCCGTTGGTAACCGTAACCGAGTAAGTGGTGGTAGCCGTAGGAGAAACCACAATGGAAGAAGTGGTGGCGCTGTTGTTCCACAAATAATTATTTCCTCCCGAAGCGGTGAGCGTTGTATTTCCACCGGAACAAATGGTAAGGTTTCCTGAAATGGAAGCGCTGAGAGAAGAATTCACGGTTACTATCACCGTATCATTCGCGTTTCCGCAGGAAGTGGTAACGGTGCAAATATAGGTAGTGGTGGAAGCCGGAGTCGCAACCGGGTTTGAGATGTTCGGATTATTCAGCCCGGTGGAAGGCGACCAAACGTACGCGCTTCCGCCCGAAGCGGCAAGCGTGGTGTTTCCGCCATTGCAAATAGTAACATCAGGTCCCGCAGAAACAAGCGGGGAAGAAGTTACCGTAACAATCACCGGCTGGTGATAGGTGCCGGGGCAGGTTCCTACGTAATAAGTATACGTTCCTGCCGTGAGAACCGAAGTGGTGTACGTGTTTCCGGTGCCGAGTGTGTTGCCTGCCACTAATTGGTCGTACCAGATAATAGTGGTTCCGTTGGGAACCGTTCCGCTTAGCGTGGCGGTGAGCGTGGCGCTCTGCCCTGCGCAAATGGTAACATTCGGGGCGTTTATGATAAAGTTGGTAAGCGTTCCGTTAGTTGTTCCGGCTCCTCCTATGGTGGCTCCGTTCGGAGGAAATAATGTCAGCGCATCTGAGTTGGTGGTTCCGTTGGCACCTCCGGCAGCAGCGGCTGCGGGAGCGCCATTTGAAAAACCAATGTATCCGCCACCGCCACCGCCTCCGGGTCCTTCGGCTTCGTACACTTTTCCTCCGTTTGAAACATAGAACGCTCCTTTGGTAATTGCCTGGTTGCCTCCTTTGCCTCCATTGGCTGTGATGGATATTCCGGAAATGGTTCCAACAGAATTTATGAGAACGGTTCCTCCTGCTCCGCCTCCGCCTGAGCCATCGGTTCCTGCATAACTGGTGGCTGCGGGAGTGCCGGATGAATTGGTTCCGTTCGTTCCGTTTGATATAAATTGCCCTGCGCCTGAAATGGTTCCGTAGTTCATCAGGTAAATCAATGCGCCACCGGTTCCTCCCTTTCCTCCTTCGTTGTCATTCTGGTCGCCTGAGCCGCCAGCGCCTCCGAGAAATAATCTGCCGGTGGAATAATCGAGTGGTCTTCCTCCATAACCGCCAACAGCATTTCTGTTGTCGCCTGTCCAACTGGTGTTGTTGGGAGGGGTAGTGGTTGGATTTTTATTGGCGTTTGAAAAAGAATATCCTCCCTGACCGCCTCCCGAAGAAGTGTTGGCGGAAAATCCGGGCCACTGAAGATTCCATGCGGTGGTCCATCCGGCAATCGAGTTATCGGGGTTTCCATGTCCGTTCCATAAAAGAGGATTTCCTCCGTTGGCTCCTCCGCCTCCTCCTGCATTATGCCCGTTTCCTCCTCCGCCACTGTTTGCGCCAGCGCCCCTGCAATACCTGCCTCCGTATATATCGTAATCAACTGCATATCCTGCTATGCCTTCTCCTTTTTCTGCGCCCCATGATTGAAGCAGGGAAGCGCTTATATCAGGTCCTATTCCATAAGCAGCGGAGTCCTCTAAAAGTTCCGAGCGGAATCCTTTTCCTGTTACATCAATGCTGCCGCCCGCATTAATGGTGGTATTGTTCTGAACTTCCATGGCGCATACTCCGCCTATGCTTCCGTTCCACGGGTCGCAGGTAATGGAGCCGCCACCGTTTACGGTGAGCGATGAATAGCGGGGCACGCGCACCACCAGCACTCTTCCCGCAGCGGTATACGTATTTGTCAGCGGGCAGTCGAGCGTGATGGTGGTTCCGCTGATGCTGTATACTTCGGCAAATTCCCAGTTGCCGCATTCGTGGTAATTGAGAACGTAGCCCCAGGTGCTGTCCCGCGGTTCGCTGAAAGTGCTCCACGAAGGAGGGCCGGGAAAAGGAGGAACTCCGTTGATTTCGGCTCCCTGAATTTGAATGAGCAGGAGCAAATCTCCGGCAGCAAGGTTGCCGGGAAATCTTCCGTTGGCATTCAGCGTGCCGCTGGCAACTGCAATGGCGGTGGCGCCTGCTGCTGCATTTGCAGTGAGCGTGGTATATTCGTTTACTACATTATTAGCAGTAGAAATTACTTTGGCTCCGTCTTTCCCGCGCTGGGCGAAGGAGAGGTAAAAAGTAAAAAATAAAAGGTAAAAAGTAAAAAGTAAGCGAGCGCTATTCAATGAAAAATATTTGTTTCGTATTTTTCGCATCATTTCGTTTTTCGAAGATTTGGCAAAGTAAGTAATTTTATGCGAAAGAGTAAAATCGTATCTAAGACGAAGAAAGTGGGCAAAAAGTTGCAGGGGATTTGGGAAATATTATTTATAACTGATTGAACCGGTTTTGGAATGTTGGAAGAATGGAATAATGGGAAACAGCCGATCTTCCTCCGAAGGAGGGTGTAAAATAAACTGTGTTTAAGGGTTAAAGTTATTTTTTCCTTGACACAGTTTATTTTACACCCTCAAAGAAAGGGTTTGTTACACTGGCAAGATAACTGAAAAATTTATTTTCTGCATTCTCATTTTCATCTTACATTCGCCCGTTCAATTTTTTTTCACATTATCAATGCAACCTTGCGCGCTAAACCTGCATCTCTAAATAAACAATCACAGCAATGAAATTCTTTACCCTCTTTCAAAAATTCCTATTCGCACTTTTACTTTTTCTTCTCGCAGGAAATAATTCCTTCTGCCAGACCACAGTCAACTTTGTTTACATCGGCTCCTCGCAAACATGGACGGTTCCCGGTTGCGTAAACACCATTACCGTAGCGGTGAATGGCGCGCAGGGCGGCTGTACTAATGGCGGTTTGGGCGCAGTGGTTACCGCCACGCTTTCTGTCACTCCCGCGCAGGTGCTGCAAATAAATGTGGGCGGGCAGGGAAGCAATCCCGCTGCCGGATGGAATGGCGGTGGTGCAGGGCAATCCTCTTCAACTGTTGGCTATGAATCATGCGGTGGCGGAGGCGCTTCCGATATAAGAATTACTCCATATTCTCTTACCGACCGTGTGGTTGTTGCCGGTGCCGGTGGCGGCATGGGTGGCGGAGACCAGGATGCACTCGGAGGCGATGGCGGTTGCGCTACCGGAGGAACCGGAACAAGTCCGTTCGGGCAAGGTGGATCAGGCGGAACACAAACTGCAGGAGGTGCTGGCGGCCCGCCCTGGGCTGGATGTACTGTATGCACTCCCGGCTCAAACGGAGCATTAGGAATAGGCGGTGCTGGCGCTCCCGACCTTGATTATAATCTTGGACCTGGCGGTGGCGGAGGCGGTGGTTATTATG is a genomic window of Bacteroidota bacterium containing:
- a CDS encoding gamma carbonic anhydrase family protein: MALIKPVKGISPKFGSNCYLAENCTVVGDVVMGDDCSVWFNAVVRGDVHYIRIGNKVNIQDGAIIHCTYQKAPTTIGNNVSIGHNAIVHGCTVHDNVLIGMGAIVMDHCEIGSNSIIAAGAVVLENTKVEPGSVYAGVPAKKVKNINPELQKGEIERIANNYVMYSGWFK
- a CDS encoding gliding motility-associated C-terminal domain-containing protein, translated to MNSARLLFTFYLLFFTFYLSFAQRGKDGAKVISTANNVVNEYTTLTANAAAGATAIAVASGTLNANGRFPGNLAAGDLLLLIQIQGAEINGVPPFPGPPSWSTFSEPRDSTWGYVLNYHECGNWEFAEVYSISGTTITLDCPLTNTYTAAGRVLVVRVPRYSSLTVNGGGSITCDPWNGSIGGVCAMEVQNNTTINAGGSIDVTGKGFRSELLEDSAAYGIGPDISASLLQSWGAEKGEGIAGYAVDYDIYGGRYCRGAGANSGGGGNGHNAGGGGGANGGNPLLWNGHGNPDNSIAGWTTAWNLQWPGFSANTSSGGGQGGYSFSNANKNPTTTPPNNTSWTGDNRNAVGGYGGRPLDYSTGRLFLGGAGGSGDQNDNEGGKGGTGGALIYLMNYGTISGAGQFISNGTNGTNSSGTPAATSYAGTDGSGGGGAGGTVLINSVGTISGISITANGGKGGNQAITKGAFYVSNGGKVYEAEGPGGGGGGGYIGFSNGAPAAAAAGGANGTTNSDALTLFPPNGATIGGAGTTNGTLTNFIINAPNVTICAGQSATLTATLSGTVPNGTTIIWYDQLVAGNTLGTGNTYTTSVLTAGTYTYYVGTCPGTYHQPVIVTVTSSPLVSAGPDVTICNGGNTTLAASGGSAYVWSPSTGLNNPNISNPVATPASTTTYICTVTTSCGNANDTVIVTVNSSLSASISGNLTICSGGNTTLTASGGNNYLWNNSATTSSIVVSPTATTTYSVTVTNGSCSSTTSATVIVSSTITASISGNLTICTGGNTTLTASGGNNYSWNNSATTSSIVVSPTVTTTYSVTVSNGNCSSTTSVTVIISSSITASVSGNLTICSGGSSTLTASGGNSFSWSTNATTSSIVVSPTATTTYSVTVTNGSCSSTTSVTVNVSSNLTATISGNNKLCSGGSNTLTASGGSNFSWSTGSTSSAIVISSAGNYSVTVSSGNCSSTTSFTVTNNPPISTTFTVNAINCGSSNGSIQSGTSGGTPGYTYSWNPTGQTNATATGLNAGGNYTLTVTDAIGCTHTATVNLTALNSPFASVSGNTLLCTGDATTLTAGGGTTYSWSTGSTATSIALTPTATSTYTLVAYTGNCTDTALVTVQVSPPPTASVASNTTVCIGSSATLTAGGNGTYSWNTGQTSSSIVVSPTSNSTYSVIVTIGSCSDSASATVSVIPTPTAAVTSNPASSTICGGDAITLTASGGNSYVWNNGATTASITVTPAATSTYTVSASNGFCTDTQTVTVFVLPPPVAGITGNTNICQGDSATLTATGGSGGTYLWNTGATTQTINTSASGTYSVVVTVGSCSDAASAVLNVNPLPTATVTPSFTIIEGESTTLTGGTGATYLWNTGENGASITVSPNATTHYCITVFDANGCRDSACMTLTVELCTGTPYLPTAFSPNGDGENDSLQLYYGIPKCITSFHLSIYNRWGEKVYETLDPIFRWSGIYNSGLLQNTQKGGTEVFAFYMDIVIANGTSISKKGNISLVR
- the mutL gene encoding DNA mismatch repair endonuclease MutL codes for the protein MPDIINLLPDSVANQIAAGEVIQRPASAVKELLENSIDAKSADIKLIIKDAGRTLIQIIDNGIGMSETDARMCFERHATSKIKSADDLFHIKTMGFRGEAMASIAGVTQVELKTKRSEDQLGTQITIEGSELKSQMQCACAKGTSISVKNLFFNVPARRNFLKSDSVELRHIIEEFQRVAIAHPEISFSLHHNNSELFHLEKGTLRQRLVGIFGDTYNPRLVPVEENTTIVNVTGFIGKPEFARKTRGEQFFFVNNRFIRSSYLHHAVQNAYDQLLPNDSFPSYFLNMEIDPKAIDVNIHPTKTEIKFEDERSVYTIIRAAVKQSLGKYNIAPSLDFEQEVAIELPPPKSREEVLMNPPKISINKNYNPFREEEKKEERKKTFTYFDSPAKDFSQEIEIEIKKETEVQTEFNIEGEKSTKTSAYQLHSKYILAHIKTGMIVIDQQAAHERILYEKYFELVDKQKGTSQQQLFPQTLEFSASDAVVVKELHRELHGLGFDINEFGKNTFIVHGIPADIAGQNVFELLEKLIEDYKSSQGGKSQLKEAKKEIVAKAMAKNLSIKPGVELSKEEMSHMVDELFACAMPYSSPSGKPTLITIPLEDLEKRFRK